The DNA sequence TCAATTTGGAAAGACCAAGTTCTCAGTATCGTCGTGGTAGAGTTGGAAAGGGTATAGCTAATACGTTAACAACTAGTGGACAAATGGGAGTAGTAGTTGCTAGTTATGAAGGAGAAGATAAACAAGTTTATCATGTAGCCGGTGTATTAATAGATGGACAATTTTATCGTCTGAGGATACGACGAATCACTCCTAAAGAGTGTTTTCGCTTGCAGGGCTTTCCTGATTGGGCTTTTGAAGCTGCTAGAAAAGTCTCTAGTAATAGTCAGCTCTATAAACAAGCTGGTAATAGTGTAACCGTTCCTGTGATTGCCGCAATCGCAAAGGAATTAAAAGAAATAGAGGAAAAAGATGAAAGCATTAAATAAAGAATCAATACTAGATTGTGATGAATTAGAAACAGAATTACATGATGCAGAAATCAAACAGCTGGATGAACAATTATTTTTGATACCCAATTATCCATGTGAGTTTGAAGTAACATTTTTAGATGTATACCATAAAAAACACAACTACCCACTATTTTACGAGTCCTATCTTCAAAACGTGATGGAATTCCTTGAAAGTCAAGACATAAAGAATGGGGTTGATGCCTTTGTAGATGATCATCAAAATCTTGTTTTTGTTTTATATGGACAAGGCTATCGAGCCGAGGGAAAAGAGGGAATACTTACAACCCAAGTAACTGTAAAAGCTTATGATGAAGACAAGAAACCGATTAACTTCTCAAATTTATTAGATTCTTTAATCGTCTCAGAATATCAAATGGAACCGAATCTTTGGGAGGTCTCCCATGATTGATCTCTATCTAAGTAAAAATAACCATAGAAATCAAATTCTTTTAGATTTCTTTCAAAACTACGGAATAGAGGTATCTTGTCATTCGATTTCTGAAATGACAAAGGACAAATTAATTGAGATGATGAGCTATTCTTCAGATTGTTTCGAGTTTTTATCTCCCAATTTATTACGATTTAAGAATCGTGACAATCTAAGATTAACGGATTTCATCGAAATGATATTAAAAAATCCTGAACTAACTATCAGACTTCCTCTTGCGGTTTCAAATAAGAGAGTTTATCCAAATCTGAATCTAGAGGAGGCTAGAGCTTTATTGCCAAGAGATACGAAACAATTGATTTACATGGAACAAACACATTATTTATCTAGTTAAAGGAGAAGCAATATGGCTGAACGATTTTGGGAGAACTTGTCCATTATTTTGGCTGAAAGAAATATCAGCTGGATTGAGTTAACCAGAAAAATGTTTGCGGGAGAGTTTCACTATCCAAGTGAATT is a window from the Streptococcus oralis genome containing:
- a CDS encoding arsenate reductase, with translation MIDLYLSKNNHRNQILLDFFQNYGIEVSCHSISEMTKDKLIEMMSYSSDCFEFLSPNLLRFKNRDNLRLTDFIEMILKNPELTIRLPLAVSNKRVYPNLNLEEARALLPRDTKQLIYMEQTHYLSS